The proteins below are encoded in one region of Tursiops truncatus isolate mTurTru1 chromosome 12, mTurTru1.mat.Y, whole genome shotgun sequence:
- the SCAF8 gene encoding SR-related and CTD-associated factor 8 isoform X1, with product MLQFLLFFLPPPFSSSDIKTGRLYSLNDYKPPISKAKMTQITKAAIKAIKFYKHVVQSVEKFIQKCKPEYKVPGLYVIDSIVRQSRHQFGQEKDVFAPRFSNNIISTFQNLYRCPGDDKSKIVRVLNLWQKNNVFKSEIIQPLLDMAAGIPPPVVTPVLASTTAAMSNTPGTPVTPVTPANVVQGLPDPWVSQITNTDTLAAVAQILQSPQGQQLQQLIQTLQIQQQKPQPSILQALDAGLVVQLQALTAQLTAAAAAASTLNPLEQGVSFNKKLMDRFDFGEDSEHSEEPKKEIPASQLSHVSESVNNSIFHQIAEQLQQQNLEHLRQQLLEQQQPQKATPQDSQEGTFGSEHSVSPSQGSSQQHFLEPEANLDDSIDIQQQDMDIDEGQDGVEEEIFEQEAKKVAVRSRSRTHSRSRSRSPRKRRSRSRSGSRKRKHRKRSRSRSRERKRKSSRSYSSERRAREREKERQKKGLPPIRSKTLSVCSTTLWVGQVDKKATQQDLTNLFEEFGQIESINMIPPRGCAYVCMVHRQDAFRALQKLSSGSYKIGSKVIKIAWALNKGVKTEYKQFWDVDLGVTYIPWEKVKVDDLEGFAEGGMIDQETVNTEWESVKSSEPVKETVQTTQSPPPVEKETVVTTQAEVFPPPVAMLQIPVAPAVPTVSLVPPAFPVSMPVPPPGFSPIPPPPFLRASFNPSQPPPGFMPPPVPPPVVPPPTIPPVVPTSLVQPPLSMTPETVKDVGFGSLVLPGGSVASSLATSTLPAGSVFNPPTKQAEPEEKVPHLIDHQISSGENTRSVIPNDVSGGSAILGGQPPNVTNNSGILGVQRPNVSSNNEILGVRPSNVSNSSGIIGAQPPNILNNSGILGIQPPSVSSSSGLLGMLPPNIPNNSGLMGVQPPSVPNTSGLLGTQPPAGPQNLPPLNLSNQRMPAMPMLDIRPGLIPQTPGPRFPLMQPGIPPQRGLPPPAVLDSALHPPPRGPFAPGDIFSPPERPFLVPGRQSVDNVANPEKRIPLGNDNIQQEGDRDYRFPPIETRETISRPPPVDVRDVVGRPVDPREGPGRPPLDGRDHFGRPPVDIRENLVRPGIDHLGRRDHFGFTQEKPWGHRDFDEREHRVLPVYGGPKGLHEERGRFRSGNYRFDPRSGPWNRGFGQEVHRDFDDRRRPWERQRDRDDRDFDFCREINGSRFGRDRIQNTWVPPPHARVFDFFEGATSQRKGDNVPQVNGENTERHAQPPPLPAQSDPELYEKLTSSSEINKEKSDTVADIESEPVVESTETEGT from the exons tgtaaaCCAGAATACAAGGTACCTGGACTTTATGTTATTGACTCTATTGTACGACAATCTCGACATCAGTTTGGTCAAGAAAAGGATGTGTTCGCACCCAGATTTAGTAATAACATCATTAGCACTTTCCAGAATTTATATCGTTGCCCTGGAGACGACAAG aGTAAAATAGTGAGAGTATTAAACTTATGGCAGaagaataatgtatttaaaagtgAGATTATTCAACCTCTTTTGGATATGGCAGCAGGGATTCCTCCTCCAGTTGTCACACCTGTTTTGGCCAGTACTACTGCTGCTATGAGCAATACCCCAG GAACTCCTGTGACACCTGTTACTCCAGCCAATGTGGTCCAAGGTTTACCTGATCCGTGGGTGTCTCAGATAACAAATACAGATACACTTGCAGCTGTAGCTCAGATCTTACAAAGTCCTCAAGGCCAACAG CTTCAGCAGTTAATACAGACTTTACAGATACAGCAGCAGAAGCCTCAGCCTTCCATCTTGCAAGCCCTGGATGCCGGCCTTGTGGTCCAGCTGCAGGCTCTTACAGCACAGCTCACAGCAGCGGCTGCAGCAGCCAGCACCCTTAATCCCCTAGAACAGGGAGTGTCTTTTAACAAG aAGTTGATGGATAGGTTTGATTTTGGGGAAGATTCTGAGCATAGTGAAGAGCCCAAAAAGGAAATTCCAGCTTCTCAACT ttctcaTGTTTCAGAATCTGTGAACAATTCCATCTTTCATCAGATAGCAGAACAGCTACAGCAGCAAAATCTTGAACATCTCAGACAGCAACTCCTGGAACAGCAACAGCCTCAAAAG GCAACTCCTCAGGATAGTCAAGAAGGAACATTTGGGTCAGAGCATTCTGTGTCACCATCACAAGGGAGCAGTCAACAGCATTTCCTTGAACCTGAAGCAAATTTGGATGATTCCATAGATATTCAGCAACAg GATATGGATATAGATGAAGGGCAAGATGGAGTAGAAGAGGAGATCTTTGAACAGGAAGCAAAGAAAGTGGCTGTTCGCTCAAGATCAAGAACGCATTCACGATCTCGTTCAAG GTCACCAAGAAAACGAAGGTCTAGGTCACGGTCTGGTTCTCGAAAGCGTAAACACAGAAAGCGATCACGCTCTCgctctagagaaagaaaaaggaaatcatcacGTTCATACTCAAGTGAAAGAAGAGctagagaaagggagaaagaacgACAGAAGAAGGGATTGCCTCCAATTAGATCTAAAACATTAAGTG TATGTAGTACTACTCTGTGGGTTGGCCAGGTAGACAAGAAGGCAACACAGCAAGATTTAACCAACCTGTTTGAAGAGTTTGGACAGATTGAATCCATTAAT atgattCCTCCCAGGGGCTGTGCTTATGTCTGCATGGTTCATCGACAAGATGCATTTCGGGCTCTTCAGAAACTTAGTTCCGGGTCCTATAAAATTGGGTCCAAGGTCATTAAG ATTGCTTGGGCTTTAAACAAAGGTGTAAAAACAGAATACAAACAATTCTGGGATGTGGATCTTGGAGTAACATATATACCATGGGAAAAAGTTAAAGTGGATGACTTGGAAGGTTTTGCAGAAGGAGGCATGATTGATCAGGAAACTGTAAATACTG agTGGGAAAGTGTGAAAAGCTCAGAACCCGTTAAAGAGACGGTCCAGACAACTCAGAGCCCACCTCCAGTTGAAAAGGAGACAGTGGTCACAACCCAGGCAGAGGTTTTCCCTCCACCTGTTGCTATGTTACAG ATTCCAGTAGCTCCAGCAGTGCCTACAGTTAGTTTAGTCCCACCAGCATTTCCTGTGTCAATGCCAGTTCCTCCTCCTGGATTCAGTCCAATTCCTCCACCGCCTTTTCTCCGCGCAAGTTTTAACCCTTCACAACCACCTCCTG gtTTCATGCCACCTCCAGTTCCACCACCTGTTGTACCACCACCTACTATTCCACCAGTAGTACCAACAT CTTTAGTGCAGCCGCCATTATCTATGACTCCAGAAACTGTGAAAGATGTTGGATTTGGTAGCCTTGTTTTGCCAGGTGGTTCTGTTGCCAGCAGTCTTGCTACTTCCACTCTGCCAGCTGGAAGTGTTTTTAATCCTCCAACTAAACAAGCAGAGCCTGAAGAAAAAGTACCTCATCTTATAGACCACCAGATTTCTTCTGGTGAAAACACCAGatcag tGATTCCAAATGATGTTTCAGGTGGCTCTGCAATTTTAGGAGGACAGCCGCCAAATGTGACGAACAATTCTGGAATTCTGGGAGTCCAAAGACCAAATGTATCAAGTAATAATGAAATTCTTGGAGTCCGGCCATCTAATGTTTCCAATAGTTCTGGGATTATTGGAGCCCAGCCACCAAATATTCTAAATAACTCTGGAATTTTGGGAATACAGCCACCAAGTGTGTCAAGTAGTTCTGGACTTCTGGGCATGCTACCCCCAAATATACCTAACAATTCTGGACTTATGGGAGTACAGCCACCCAGTGTTCCAAATACTTCTGGACTTTTGGGAACACAGCCACCAGCTGGGCCTCAAAATTTACCCCCTTTAAATCTTTCTAATCAAAGGATGCCTGCAATGCCAATGTTAGACATTCGTCCAGGACTAATACCACAGACACCTGGACCAAGATTCCCTTTAATGCAGCCTGGAATTCCACCTCAGCGGGGACTCCCTCCCCCAGCGGTGCTTGATTCAGCTCTTCATCCACCACCCCGTGGTCCTTTTGCTCCAGGAGATATTTTTAGTCCACCTGAAAGACCTTTTCTAGTTCCTGGAAGACAAAGTGTAGACAACGTTGCTAATCCAGAAAAAAGGATACCACTTGGGAATGATAACATTCAACAGGAAGGAGATAGAGATTACCGGTTTCCTCCCATAGAAACCAGGGAAACCATTAGTAGACCTCCCCCGGTGGATGTTAGGGATGTGGTTGGACGGCCTGTAGATCCAAGAGAAGGTCCTGGAAGGCCTCCATTAGATGGTAGAGATCACTTTGGACGACCTCCTGTAGATATTAGAGAGAACCTTGTGAGGCCAGGCATAGATCATCTTGGTCGAAGAGACCACTTTGGCTTTACTCAAGAGAAGCCCTGGGGGCATAGAGATTTTGACGAGAGAGAGCATCGGGTTCTGCCTGTCTATGGTGGTCCAAAAGGCTTACATGAAGAAAGAGGTAGATTTCGGTCTGGAAACTATCGGTTTGATCCTAGAAGTGGTCCTTGGAACAGAGGATTTGGACAAGAAGTTCACAGAGATTTTGATGATCGCAGAAGACCCTGGGAGAGGCAAAGGGATAGGGATGACAGAGATTTTGATTTCTGCAGAGAAATTAATGGAAGTCGTTTTGGACGAGATAGAATTCAAAACACCTGGGTCCCCCCTCCTCATGCTcgggtttttgatttttttgaaggGGCCACTTCTCAGCGAAAAGGTGATAATGTGCCTCAGGTTAATGGTGAAAATACCGAGAGACATGCTCAGCCACCACCTTTACCAGCACAGAGTGATCCTGAACTTTATGAAAAACTGACATCTTCAAGTGAAATAAACAAGGAGAAGAGTGACACAGTTGCTGATATAGAGAGTGAACCAGTGGTAGAAAGCACAGAAACTGAGGGGACATAA